TTTACGCACCGATAGTGACCCGGCGTAGATTGCTTTTAGTCCTGTCTTGTCGGGTGCAGCTGGTGGTAATGCTGAAGGTTTGAACTTCGCCAGGTTCACGCCAAGGGCATTGCGAAATAAAAGGTTTGGATTTTGGTGCTGGGTTATGAAGCTGCGTTCCACAAAAAGGCTCGGGACTGCGATGGCAGTGCAGAGCTCGTATTCCCTTAGCTCCATAGCAACTATCTTTGGATGAGTTGCTGGCCAGCGCAGCCCTAATCTCTGATGTTCTTCCGTTAGTAATTGACTCTGTTCGAGTATGTGGGCAGAGGAGCGCTCAAGCACAGTTGGGATCTTTTGCTGTTGTGCCCATTTGAGGCTTGGCTCGCTCCATTGCGACCATCCATGAATTAGATCACTCCCTTTCAGGTGACGAGCGGCTCGTTGGGCGAACCATTGGTGCACAAACCACTGGCAGCGCATCATCAGGGCTTCGCCTCCAAGCTTGTAGATCGCCTTTACGACCCAAAAAGTGAAGGGCAGGCTCACTACTTTTTCTGCAGGGATGCCCCAGCGTGTGACAAACCATCTGGGGTAGTTGGTGACCAATCGGTGCAAATGACCATGAGAGTGCAGTTGCTGTGCCAAATCAAAGGCATGCCATCGACCACCTACCACGATGGTGATCTTCATTGGCTAGCCCCTTGCTGTTCAGACCACTTGAGCATGGTTTGCAGGCGTGCGGCGTATGTGTTTTCTGGTTTGCGCAATGCCTCAGATCCCAACTTTCGCAGGTGTTGACGCAACTTTGGGTGGATCATTAAATGCTGGACCTTTTCCCGTAGTTGCTTTGGGGTCTTAAAGAAACCTTCATTTGGATAATTGGGAAGTAGTTCGCGGTGTTCGCTTGAATCTTGGTATAAGCCACAACCGCCGATAGCTCCAATCTCATAGGAACGGTCAGTCGAGAGATCACGATTGGAATCACGGAGTAGACCCAGCACGATGTCAGCATTTTGAATGGCACTGCAGTATTGCTCTCCTGTTACAGCGGGTTGTTTATCCCAGCCTGGAGTACTTAATCCCTTCCAATTGTTTCCGTGGATGCGTCGCTTTAACCCAGGTAAATTTTCTAGGGTTGCTAGCCATGGGAGTCTTTCTGCTGCACCCGTGCCGACGAATAAAACATTTGGCTCATTTAAAGTTAAATTCCGTTCTGTTGCGTGATGCAGAGTGGGGTCGTAAGCAAATGGAAGCCAACTCGTGGAGGGGGTTCCAGCCATCTCCAGCCTGCTGCAGAGAGCTTTTTTTGTGCTGAAGATGTGGTCATACAACGGCAGGTTTCGCAGAAAGCTTCGCCGGCGATGGATGGGGTTCCAGGGATCATCTGTTAGGTAATTGATAATATGTGCTTTCTGGTTATGTAACTCATGGAATATCTCGCTTTTTAACGGGAGTACTCCTGTTACCAGGACAAGTTTTGGTTTTGAGAAACGGATTTGACGGAGTAACTCATTCTGAAATCTCCACCACTCCCAGCTGCGGCGATCAGCAAGGCGAAAGAACACTTTCCCTCTTAGTCGTTGCATCGAGGGAGAGTAAGTAACTGCCGGTGAGGTGTAGGCCACCTGAATATCTCTTCCGGGTTCAAGCCCCAGGCTCGTTGCGCCGTTCATCAGCTTGCTTCCAAGGGCTTCAGGGACACTTGTATCGGCGATCATGAGCAGGGGAAGTTGCTCCACAACTTGTCGTGTTTGGCTTGTTTGCTCGATAGTCTCGTGCAATGAGCTTCCTTGCAGGACTAAACGACGCCCAGCGGCGGGCGGTGGATCATCACGAAGGCCCCCTTTTGGTGGTCGCCGGAGCAGGTAGTGGCAAAACTCGCGCCCTCACCCATCGCATCGCCCATCTGATCGGTGAACACGGAGCGGATCCGTCTCAGATCCTTGCCGTGACGTTTACCAACAAGGCAGCCCGGGAAATGAAGGAGCGGCTTGAGCTGCTCCTTGCTCAACGCCTAGCCCAGAGTCAATTCGGGCAGCCCTGGAGCACGTTGCCTCCGGTCGAGCAGCGACAGCTGCGATCGCGGATCTATCGCGAGGTCACCAAGGAGCTTTGGATCGGTACCTTTCACGCGTTGTTTGCGCGCATGCTGCGCTACGACATCGACAAATTTAAAGACAATGAGGGACTCACCTGGACAAAGCAGTTTTCGATTTACGACGAAGCCGACGCGCAGAGCCTCGTCAAGGAGATCGTGACCCAGGAGCTGCAGCTCGATCCCAAGCGCTTTGAGCCCAAGAAGGTGCGTTGGGCGATCAGCAATGCCAAAAATCAAGGCTGGCTTCCGGACCAGATGGAAGCCAACTCTGAAGGGCAGCGGGGCAAGCTTGCAGCTGATGTCTACCGCCGCTACCGCAAGGCGCTGGCCGCCAATAATGCACTTGATTTCGATGATCTGCTGCTCCTTCCCGTGCAGTTGCTGCAGCAAAACGAGCAGGTGCGCAGCTACTGGCATCGCCGTTTCGCTCACGTACTGGTGGATGAATATCAAGACACCAACCGCACGCAGTACGACCTGATCAAGCTGCTGGTGACCGATGGCAAGGATCCACAGGTTTATGACAACTGGTCGGGGCGTTCGGTGTTCGTGGTGGGTGACGCCGACCAGAGCATTTACAGCTTCCGTGCTGCCGATTTCACCATCCTGATGGGCTTTCAGGACGACTTCGGCGACCAAGCGCCGGACGATTCCACGCGGACCATGGTGAAGCTGGAGGAGAACTATCGATCTACCTCCACGATCTTGGAGGCGGCCAATGCCCTGATTTCCAACAACAGCGAGCGCATCGATAAGGTGTTGCTTCCCACCCGTGGCGAAGGGGAACTGATTTCGCTGACCCGCTGCGATGACGAGATTGCGGAGGCCGAAGCTGTGGTGCATCGGCTACGCATGATGGAAGCTGCCAACCCCGAACTGAGCTGGGGTGATATGGCCTGCCTGTATCGCACTAACGCTCAGTCGAGGGCACTTGAGGAATCATTGGTGCGTTGGCGCATCCCCTACGTGGTTGTGGGCGGTCTGCGCTTCTACGACCGACGCGAGATTAAGGATGTGCTCGGCTATCTGCGCTTGATAATCAACCCGGCTGACACCGTCAGCCTGTTGAGAGTCATCAACGTTCCCAAGCGCGGCATTGGTAAAACCACGATCCAGCGGCTCACGGATGCGGCTAATCAGCTGGGAATCCCACTTTGGGATGTAGTTAGTGATCCTGAAGCGGTGCGCTCCTTGGGAGGCCGCTCTGCCAAAGGGCTATTGCAGTTCTGTGAATTGATTAATGATCTGCGCGAGTGCGTTCACAACAAGGCGCCATCAGAACTGATTCAGCAGGTGATGGAGCAGAGCGGCTACGTGAGCGAGCTGATCATGGAGGGCACCGATGAAGCGGAGGAACGCCGCCGCAATCTTCAGGAGCTGGTTAATGCTGGCCTTCAGTACCAGGAAGAGAACGATGAGGGTGATCTCGAGGGCTTCCTGGCCTCAGCAGCACTTGCCAGTGATGCCGACAGCAAAGACACGTCCGCTGACCGGGTGACGTTGATGACCCTGCACAGCAGCAAGGGCCTTGAGTTTCCTGTGGTATGTCTGGTGGGGATGGAGCAGGGACTTTTCCCCAGCTATCGATCGCTGGACGATCCAGCTTCATTAGAGGAAGAGCGTCGGCTCTGTTATGTAGGCATCACCCGTGCCAAAGAACGACTGTTTCTATCCCATGCCAGCGAGCGTCGTCTCTGGGGCGGGATGCGTGAACCGGCAGTGCCCAGTGTTTTTCTATCCGAACTACCGGAAGGGTTGGTGCAGGGTGAAATTCCTCGCTCTGGCGGGGCTGCGATCCGTCGTGAACAACGGCTGGAGCGACTCACTCGTGTGGATCGAGACGACAGTCGCCGCATCTATGCTGGCGGTGCCGCTGGATCTCCAGCCAATGCGGTACGGCGTCGCCAGGCTGGTCCTGCTCCTGGAAAGAGCTGGGAGGTTGGGGATCAGGTGAACCACGCCAGTTTTGGCATCGGCGAAATCACTCACACGTTCGGGAGTGGCGAGAAGGTGTCGATCGCTGTGAAATTTGCCGGCATGGGACCCAAGATTCTTGATCCACGTCTCGCTCCGATTGAAGCCCTCGACAGCTGATTCCGTACTGCATCAGCATGGTTTCACGTTGGCGATTTTCCTCTAAGGGGCGTGAGGTTGAGACCTCATAATTTTCGAGATGTTGGATTGCATGCTGATCAGGAGCGATCTACATGTCTGTGTATCCACCAGTAGCTCCAGTTGAGCTTGATGCTGCTCACAGACCGAATTGATTGTGGTCTGCTCTAGATTCACAAACTTCTCATCCAGCATGGCTCAGGCTCACTGGATTGGTGGTAGCCAGACTACTTATACAGCTCTTGGCAGATAGCAAGAGAGCACCTGAGAGTCTCGGGATCTCTGGGCTGCTGAACATCACTTCAAGTCCAAGGAGCGCAGAGGTTCTCGCACCGATTTCCCGACGTTTCAACCACGTAAAATGTATTGGTGATCCATTTGACCAATCTAAGGAGAGAACGTCACTTAATATTTCCCCAAGAATGTGAAGCACGTATGCCACCTTTGCGAACTACGAGTCGTTATCTCTAAAAGTCCTAGTCAGGAATAATGCCCGCCAATAAAGCGGCTTTGTAATTAAATCGCTTTGGTAGAGCTGAAGTTATCATTTATTCTAGATCGAACCTATGTCGATGAAAACCAATCAAGAAGAACTTCCAGCAAAAGATGATCCTCGGGCCGCAAATTTCCCCCTTGGCAATTATTATTTGACAAATAAACTACGCCGTGGCAAGGGATTTGCAGTATTTTTTAAATTTAACAGATAAAGCCTTTGGTTGGTCAATTTCAGGTTTCGAAAATGCATTAGAGAGTGGAATTAAATTGTTGACGCTGAAGTTTGGCTGGCATATTTAATGCGTAAGTAGTTGTGATCGTTAGGGCGTATAAAGACGTAACTAATGCAAGCGCTTAGCCGTGAAACAAAAAGAAAAAATAATGCTATTAATCAATAAAGGAAAAATCTTAAAAAATAATTAAAAATGCTTTTAATTTATTCAGATTTGAGCTAACAATAACAATTGCTTTAAAGGCATGCATGCAATGGTAATATTGCAATCTAGGCTACTACTGGTGAAATTCACTGCTTTTGCTCAATGCCATTTGATTCTTCGTCTAAAATACTTATTACTGGCGGTACCGGAAGTTTTGGAAGAGCATTTCTGGCAAGAATATTGTCCGATTGGCCAGATATAAAAAGAATTGTTATTTTCAGTAGAGATGAACTAAAGCAATGGGAGCTTCAGCAGTTATACCCATCAACTAAGTACCCACAATTACGATTTTTTTTAGGTGATATAAGAGATCAGGCAAGGTTGCGATTAGCTCTCAGTGGGATTGACACTGTTGTTCATGCAGCAGCTTTAAAGCAAGTTCCAGCTGCTGAATATAATCCAATTGAATTCATTAGGACTAATGTCCTTGGGGCAGAGAATATCGTACAAGCTTGTTTAGATACAGATGTAGAGAGGGTTGTTGCTTTAAGCACTGATAAAGCATCTGCACCTATTAACCTCTATGGCGCTACAAAGCTTTGTTCTGACAAGCTTTTTGTAGCTGCTAATAATATGAAAGGTAGACCTACTATTAAATTTTCCGTAGTGCGATATGGGAATGTAATGGGCTCTCGTGGTTCAGTTATTCCCTTCTTCATTGATAAAGCAAAAACCGGTGTCATCCCCATAACAGATCAATCTATGACACGTTTTAATATCTCACTAAAAGAAGGAGTTGATATGGTCTTATGGTCTTTAAAAAATGCAATTGGTTCTGAAATATATGTACCAAAGATTCCTAGCTACAAGATCTTAGATTTGGCTAACGCTATAGCTCCAAGTTGCGAAAAAAAACTAGTAGGCATAAGAGCAGGAGAGAAAATACATGAGGAAATGATAACTGCGGCTGATAGTCCGACTACATTTGATAACGGGAAGTATTATGTGATATTACCTCCTGGTGCTAATGCAGTTGATCCCTTTCGTGAGAAGGGATTGCAGCTGGACAGAGTAGATGAAGGATTTAGCTATAATTCGGGAACTAATCCGGAGTTTTTAACTGTTGATGAGATTAGATCTTTGATTCAACTCCATGTGGATCCAAACTTTAGACCTGTTTAGGTTGCATTTATATGGAAATTAATTCGGCTCATCTTCCTTACGGCAAACACTTGATCGATGAAGATGATCTTGATGCCGTTCTAAATGTTTTACGTGGATCAGCTCTTACTCAAGGTCCGAAGGTTAAGGAATTTGAGGATGAACTTGCAAACTTTATTTCGTCAGACTACGTAGTCGCTCTTAATAGCGCAACCAGCGGTTTGCACCTGACGTGTTTAGCCTTAGGTATCGGTCCAGGCGACATTCTGTGGACTACCCCAAATACCTTTGTAGCATCTGCCAACTGTGCTTTATATTGTGGGGCTAAGGTCGATTTTGTAGATATCAATCTACGCACAGGTTTAATCTCAATTGAAAAATTAGAAGAGAAGTTAAAAATTGCAGAAGAACGTTGTTGCTTGCCAAAAGCAATAGTTGTAGTTCATTACGCGGGCACTAGCTGTGACATGGAGTCAATTTCACGGCTTAGCAAGCAATACCAATTTTTCGTAGTTGAAGATGCTAGTCATGCTATTGGAGGAAGTTATAACGGCAGCCCAGTAGGGGCGTGTAAATTTAGCGATGCGACAGTATTTAGTTTTCACCCTGTTAAGATAATAACCTGCGGGGAAGGAGGAGCTGTCGCAACAAAATCCTTTTCTTTAGCAAAAAAAATACGTTTATTGCGATCACATGGAATAACAAAAATTTCCGAAGATTTTGAAGATTCATCCCCTGGTGATTGGAGATATGAACAGCAATATCTAGGATTTAATTATAGAATGAATGACATCGAAGCAGCTCTAGGACTTAGTCAAATCAAAAAACTAAAGAGATACGTCGATTGCCGAAATAAAATTTATCAAAATTATCTTTCATTATTGAATGAGCATGACCAGCTGCAAATGCTGGAAATCCCTCAAAAGGTATATTCAGCCCTTCATCTTTCAGTGGTACGCATCTCTGACTGCGACAGTAGAAGATATAACCATATTTTTAATTTCATGCGCTCCAACAATATCGGAGTCCAACTTCATTATATTCCGGTGCATACGCAGCCTTTTTATTTACGATTAGGCTTTAGATTGGGCCAGTTTCCGGCATCTGAAGAATTTTCTCATAGCTCACTTTCATTGCCAATCTACCCAGGACTATCCCTTGAAGACCAAGAACGTGTTATAATTACATTAAAAAAATCACTCACATTATTTTAAATCTCATGAATTTACAGCGTAATTTAAAAGTCGCCAATAAGGTTATTGGAGATAATCAACCAGTATTTATTACTTATGAGGCAGGTCCTACCCATAATGGCATTGAATCTGCAATAGCTCTTGTAAGAGAAGCTGCAAAAGCTAATGCTGATGCCATTAAGTTTCAAATTTTTGATCCTGATAAACTTGTTAGCGATAAAAATCAATTATTTAAGTATTCAATTTTAAAAGATAAAAATACGGGTCAAACAGAAGATATTAGTGAGCCTCTTTACGATCTATTGTTACGTAGATGTCTCACTCAAGATGAATGGAAAGTCGTTAAGAAAGAAGCAGATAATCTTGACCTTGCATTTTTTGCAACTATAGGTTTTGAAGAAGATCTTAAATTATTGCAAGACATTAAATGCGATTCCGTTAAAATAGCTTCCGCTGATGTAGATCATTATCCCCTTTTGAGGTTAGCCGCAAGATCAGGTTTAAATGTTCAATTAGACACAGGTAGTTCTGAACTGCCCGAAATTATCAACGCAGTTAAAATCCTTGAAGACGAAGGATGTAATTCAATTATAATACATCAATGCCCTAGTGGATATCCTGCAAGAATACCTAGTATTTGTTTGAGAATGATCCCTACTTTACGCGAAACCTTTCCTAATTATCCGATTGCATATTCTGACCATACGCCAGATGCTGATATGGATATAGCAGCTGTTGCATTAGGAGTAAATATGATTGAAAAGACTATTACTTTAGACAGAACCACAAAAAGTGTTGAACATATTTTTTCACTAGAGCCACCAGAAATGACTTCTTTTATTAAACGCATTCGTGATATAGAAAATGCTCTTGGATCTGACAATCGATTAATATCTTTAGATCAAAAACTCAACCGCAAAATGGTTAGAAGAAGTCCCTACGTGACCCAGTCCTACTCAAAAGGAACGTGTGTAGCAGAGATTAATGTCGAGTTTCGACGACCCGGTATTGGTATTTCCCCGGCTGAGTTTGAATCTATCCGCTCCCTCAAAACGGCGAATAATCTCGAGAAAGACTCGGTCATTAGAATCGAAGATATTCAATTTTGATTAAAGATGTTAGTTTTAGTAGATGGCTTTGGATCTATTGGAAAGAAATATGTTCAAATGCTAGGAAAGCTATGTGACGTACATATATATGACCCGTATATAAATCCAAGCCACTGCTCATTGCCATCTAATTGTCTATTTATAAATGAATTATATTCAAAATCAATTACCTATGATTATGTATTTATCTGCTCTCCTACAGGGACACATGTAGACAAACTTGACTTTTATCAGTCTGTGGCAAAGAAAATTCTTGTTGAAAAACCGTTAGCTATTAGTCTTAATGAAGTTAATAAGTGCCAACAGATGATAGAGTGCAACTCAAAATTATCTGGCAAAACAGTCGTATCAAGTCCACGCAGATTCTCTACTTCACTAGGGATACTCTCAGGTGAATATACCGATATTCTTAAAGATGCAAAATCAGGATTTTTCAGGTTTTCTCATTCCTTAAGAAGGATGAGGGGGCCTAAATGGAGAAAAAACTATATTTTTGATCCTGACTTGATGTACAGATATCCCTTGGCTTTTGATTGTATTCATGAGCTAGATATTGCTTCTAGTATATTTGGACAAATTGAATCTTTGGAAATCATTACCTCGAAGACTCATATTTCTAATACAGTTGACTTGCACTATTCTTTGCATGTAAATCATCATGGAGGCTCTAAAACCTTTCACACTTTTGATTATAATTCTGACGTCAAGATTAGAGAAATGAATATAGTCGCAGAATGTGGCACGTTTAGCTCATTTGAAATTGGCAAGGATTCTACAAATGTTCTTATAAGTGTGTGTTACGACCACGATGATGGAATTTCGGCTTCGCACTCAAATAGGCAGTTTGTAGCTAATGATACTTCTTTTGAGGCGCAATTTAATCACTTTATAGATTCATCTTTTGATATAAAACATTTTTCCACTTTAGATGATTCTTTGTCTATTTCAAAAGCACTCGTAAATGCTTGAATTATGAATGATCAAGCCTACTCTCCGACTTTTGAAAATCTGTCTGTGATCTTGCAAGCCAGAACAAATTCTTCACGTCTTCCGCGAAAAATATTTGCGAAAATTGGGAGTTTATGTGTATTAGAGATTATTGTATCCAGATTAAATAAATCAAAATATATCAATGACATTATTCTTGCGACAACTGATGACATTTCTGATGACTCATTATCAAATTTTGCAAGATCTCTTGGCCTAAGGGTTATTCGAGGATCCAAAGAAGATCTACTTGACCGATTCGAGCTTGCTGCGAATATTGCACAAAATGATTTATTATGTAGAGTAACAGGCGACTGCCCATTGATTGATAGCAGCCTTATCGACTCTGGTTTTGAATTATTTCAATGTGAAACACCTGATTATCTTTCTAACGTTAATCCTCCAACCTACCCAGACGGTTTAGATTTTGAATTATTGACAAAGTCGGCTTTTTATCGCTCTCTACCACTCGCCAAAAATTCTCAATTCTATTTTCACCCAACTGAATTTATAAGGAACAGTGATTTATTTCGACAAGTCAACATGTCTGCATCAAATGATAATTCTGAATTTCGACTAACTATCGATGAACCCGAAGATCTTTGCGTTATTCGTCAGTTAAGTGACTTGGCAGGCCCCTTATCTGAAATCTCTTATCATGATATTCTTAAACTGATACGTGATGATCATCCTATTTTTAGACACAATCTGATGCATGTTAGAAATGAAGGTGCAAATACAAGTCAAGGTCAAAAACTTTGGAAAAGAGCTAAGCAACTAATACCTGGAGGAAATATGCTTCTCTCCAAGCAACCTGATCGGTATTTACCTGATCATTGGCCTGCGTATTTTTCAAAGGCTAAGGGTTGTAATGTTTGGGACTTAGATCATAACAAGTTCACTGATATGTCAATTATGGGAATTGGCACAAATATCCTGGGGTACGGTCGTGCCGAGGTTGATGATGCTGTTTTAAACTCTGTGAAGAATGGAAATATGTCAACGTTGAATTGTCCAGAAGAAGTTTATTTAGCACAAAGGCTGGTAGACATTCACCCCTGGTCTGACATGGTTAAGTTTGCTCGGAGTGGTGGTGAAGCAAATGCTATTGCTATACGTATTGCTAGGGCTGCTACTGGTCGGGATAAAGTTGCCATATGCGGATATCACGGTTGGCATGATTGGTATTTGTCTACCAATTTGTCTTCGCCGACCGGATTGAAAGGACATTTGATGAGAGGTTTGGAGATTAGCGGTGTTCCCTCTGTTCTTAAAGGTACATCTATACCTTTCGAATATAATAAAATTGAACAATTAGAAGCTATCTTTTCTGACAATAAACTTGCGGCAGTTAAAATGGAAGTTGAAAGATCATTTCCACCTGAGCCTGGATTCTTAGAATCCGTGCGTAGTTTGTGTGATAAAAATAATACTATCCTCATATTTGATGAGTGCACATCTGGTTTTAGGGAATGCTTCGGTGGGCTTCACTTGAAGTATGGCGTTACTCCTGACATCGCTATGTTTGGCAAGGCTTTAGGTAATGGTTACGCGATTACCGCTGTAATTGGCAAGGAAGCTGTTATGCAGGCAGCGCAAGATACATTTATTAGTAGTACCTTTTGGACAGAGCGGATTGGCCCCTCTGCTGCCTTGGCTACATTAGACATAATGGAGTCTGAACAATCTTGGGATTATATTTCTCAAGTAGGCAAAGACTTAAAAGCATCATGGAAAAGCCTGGCTGCTAAATATCAACTAGATATTGATATTACAGGTATCAACCCCTTGCCTTCATTCAGCTTCAAAAGTGAAAAATCTCGCTTCTATACCACATATATCTCTCAAGAGCTTTTAAAGGAAGGCTTCTTGGCTTCTGATTGTTGCTATGTCTCAACTGCACATACTCAAGATATAGTAAATACTTACTTGTCATATCTTGAAAAATCATTCGCTAATATTGCTCTCTGTGAGACAGGAGAAGTATCTATTAAATCTCTACTTAAAAGTAGACCTGCTATTTCTGGTTTTGCTCGACTTAATTAAGGTAAATGCAAGATATATTCTCAAACAGGCTTGTTCTTCGTCCCTTTGGCACACATAACATTACTGTGTCTTATTTGAAGTGGATGAATGATACTGATGTTAATCAGTTTCTTGAATCACGATTCACCGACCACACCTTTGAATCTCTTAGAGAATATTACGATCTTGCTATAAAAAGTGGCAGTTTTGCATGGTTTGCTATTTATTTGGCTCAATCTAACCGACATATCGGAAACATCAAAATTGGTCCTATAAATAAGTATCATAACGTCTCGAGTATTGGACTCTTGATTGGAGAAAAGGATTGTTGGGGGAAAGGCTACGCGACTGAATCAATTTTGACAGCAACAAATTGGGCTTTTGAAAGCCTTGATCTGTTTAAAATTACAGCTGGAATTTATACGAATAACATTGGTAGTTTGAAAGCGTTTCAAAAAGCTGGTTTTCATGTAGAAAGTGTGTCTAAGTTAGAGGCTTTGTTCTGCAATAGTCGAGTTGATGTTATTAGTTTGGCTAAATTCTCATCGGGTTGATTTGTATTATGAATTCCCAGAGTATTCTTGTCGTTGCTGATCTTGCTGCATATTCCCAAGAGATGCGTGAATGGCTCCATAGTCGTTCGATAAAGGCAGTAGAGCACCTTGCTAGATATAGAGGCTCCCAAGTCGGTATAGAGGCGGCTGAGGCCTTTATGCCTTTTCGTAGCAGCCAATGATAACGGCTGTATTTAGATGTGATGCCAATGAAGTGGTTGGTAGCGGTCACTTATCAAGGTGCTTTAACCTCGCAACTTATTTGAAGACCAATGGTGTTCAGTCATTTTTCGTTTATTCGCAAACTGAATTCCCTCTTATAAATAAATTACAGTTTGAATTTAAATTTATTCCGCTTAAATCTTCGCGTGATTACACACTATCAGATAGTTCGTTGATATCCAAGGATCCGCTAGGTATTTCTGAAGAAGACGATGCCACGGAGACTTTCAATAACCTTCTTTTGTCTAATATCTCCTGCGTTGATATTCTTATCATCGACCACTATTCGATTTCTAAAGTCTGGGTCTCTAAATTTCTGTCTTTATGTTCTGCCAAAAAAATCAAATATCCTAAAATAATGATAATTGATGACTTGGCCAATCGAGACTACTTATGCGATATCCTTTTGGATCAAAATATCGTTAGCAAATCTGCAATGACACATTATGATTCTCATACTCAACATGGTACTGAAATACTTAGTGGACCTAAGTATGCTCTTTTATCTAGTGAATATCAATCCATACGAGCAAGTATTCCGATACGGAACTTCTTGTCGAGAATATTGATCTATTTTGGATCTACAGATCCTGACAATTTGCTTTTAAAGACTTTGCAGGTTGTTTCATCTGATTCTTTTTTGTCTATATGTTTCGATATTGTCATTCCTCTAGCTGATCTTGACAATAAAAATGTTTTAACTGCTTATGAGAATCATCCAAATTTTGTCTTTCATAATCCCTCTTCTTCCCTCGTCTCCCATATTGCAAGAGCGGACTTAGCTATTGGCTCCGCAGGTTTTACTTCATGGGAGC
This genomic window from Synechococcus sp. MIT S9220 contains:
- the pseB gene encoding UDP-N-acetylglucosamine 4,6-dehydratase (inverting); the protein is MPFDSSSKILITGGTGSFGRAFLARILSDWPDIKRIVIFSRDELKQWELQQLYPSTKYPQLRFFLGDIRDQARLRLALSGIDTVVHAAALKQVPAAEYNPIEFIRTNVLGAENIVQACLDTDVERVVALSTDKASAPINLYGATKLCSDKLFVAANNMKGRPTIKFSVVRYGNVMGSRGSVIPFFIDKAKTGVIPITDQSMTRFNISLKEGVDMVLWSLKNAIGSEIYVPKIPSYKILDLANAIAPSCEKKLVGIRAGEKIHEEMITAADSPTTFDNGKYYVILPPGANAVDPFREKGLQLDRVDEGFSYNSGTNPEFLTVDEIRSLIQLHVDPNFRPV
- a CDS encoding UvrD-helicase domain-containing protein; the protein is MSFLAGLNDAQRRAVDHHEGPLLVVAGAGSGKTRALTHRIAHLIGEHGADPSQILAVTFTNKAAREMKERLELLLAQRLAQSQFGQPWSTLPPVEQRQLRSRIYREVTKELWIGTFHALFARMLRYDIDKFKDNEGLTWTKQFSIYDEADAQSLVKEIVTQELQLDPKRFEPKKVRWAISNAKNQGWLPDQMEANSEGQRGKLAADVYRRYRKALAANNALDFDDLLLLPVQLLQQNEQVRSYWHRRFAHVLVDEYQDTNRTQYDLIKLLVTDGKDPQVYDNWSGRSVFVVGDADQSIYSFRAADFTILMGFQDDFGDQAPDDSTRTMVKLEENYRSTSTILEAANALISNNSERIDKVLLPTRGEGELISLTRCDDEIAEAEAVVHRLRMMEAANPELSWGDMACLYRTNAQSRALEESLVRWRIPYVVVGGLRFYDRREIKDVLGYLRLIINPADTVSLLRVINVPKRGIGKTTIQRLTDAANQLGIPLWDVVSDPEAVRSLGGRSAKGLLQFCELINDLRECVHNKAPSELIQQVMEQSGYVSELIMEGTDEAEERRRNLQELVNAGLQYQEENDEGDLEGFLASAALASDADSKDTSADRVTLMTLHSSKGLEFPVVCLVGMEQGLFPSYRSLDDPASLEEERRLCYVGITRAKERLFLSHASERRLWGGMREPAVPSVFLSELPEGLVQGEIPRSGGAAIRREQRLERLTRVDRDDSRRIYAGGAAGSPANAVRRRQAGPAPGKSWEVGDQVNHASFGIGEITHTFGSGEKVSIAVKFAGMGPKILDPRLAPIEALDS
- a CDS encoding glycosyltransferase family 4 protein — its product is MKITIVVGGRWHAFDLAQQLHSHGHLHRLVTNYPRWFVTRWGIPAEKVVSLPFTFWVVKAIYKLGGEALMMRCQWFVHQWFAQRAARHLKGSDLIHGWSQWSEPSLKWAQQQKIPTVLERSSAHILEQSQLLTEEHQRLGLRWPATHPKIVAMELREYELCTAIAVPSLFVERSFITQHQNPNLLFRNALGVNLAKFKPSALPPAAPDKTGLKAIYAGSLSVRKGIPDLLTAFQTANLPNASLTLLGGQTSEIEDLLKRQPPCVRHLGHRPQTELVMHYQEAHCFVIASIEEGMAMVQMQALACGLPLICTTNTGGEDLLRLQGSESGGNPLEIQEFPAGFVIPIRRPDAIAHCLQRLQNEPLLWERKRKAAIELANSELNWQAYGQRAISLYKNLVEQQ
- the pseC gene encoding UDP-4-amino-4,6-dideoxy-N-acetyl-beta-L-altrosamine transaminase, coding for MEINSAHLPYGKHLIDEDDLDAVLNVLRGSALTQGPKVKEFEDELANFISSDYVVALNSATSGLHLTCLALGIGPGDILWTTPNTFVASANCALYCGAKVDFVDINLRTGLISIEKLEEKLKIAEERCCLPKAIVVVHYAGTSCDMESISRLSKQYQFFVVEDASHAIGGSYNGSPVGACKFSDATVFSFHPVKIITCGEGGAVATKSFSLAKKIRLLRSHGITKISEDFEDSSPGDWRYEQQYLGFNYRMNDIEAALGLSQIKKLKRYVDCRNKIYQNYLSLLNEHDQLQMLEIPQKVYSALHLSVVRISDCDSRRYNHIFNFMRSNNIGVQLHYIPVHTQPFYLRLGFRLGQFPASEEFSHSSLSLPIYPGLSLEDQERVIITLKKSLTLF
- a CDS encoding glycosyltransferase gives rise to the protein MEQLPLLMIADTSVPEALGSKLMNGATSLGLEPGRDIQVAYTSPAVTYSPSMQRLRGKVFFRLADRRSWEWWRFQNELLRQIRFSKPKLVLVTGVLPLKSEIFHELHNQKAHIINYLTDDPWNPIHRRRSFLRNLPLYDHIFSTKKALCSRLEMAGTPSTSWLPFAYDPTLHHATERNLTLNEPNVLFVGTGAAERLPWLATLENLPGLKRRIHGNNWKGLSTPGWDKQPAVTGEQYCSAIQNADIVLGLLRDSNRDLSTDRSYEIGAIGGCGLYQDSSEHRELLPNYPNEGFFKTPKQLREKVQHLMIHPKLRQHLRKLGSEALRKPENTYAARLQTMLKWSEQQGASQ